The nucleotide sequence TGATCCAAACCAACATGGCCGAGATCGCACTAGGGCGCACCGTCATCATTATTGCCCACCGCCTGTCCACGGTGCGTCACTGCGATCGCATCATCACTTTGGAGCAGGGCCTTATCACCGAATCAGGCAACCACCACCAACTACTGGTCAAGGGCGGCTGCTACGCCAAGCTGTGGCAGATGCAACAGGAATTACGAAAGGAAGCGGAATAATGTCATTCAAGAAACACCTAAAAACCGTCCTCCGGGCTTGGCGGCAGGAGCGTAACGCGCCCAAAGCGACGAAGCGCACCCGCGACGAGTACGAGTTTCAGCCCGGCTATCTGGAGATCGTTGAACGACCTCCCGCGCCTTGGGCAAGGTGCACGGCAATGGCACTGACCCTGTTTCTGTTGGTGGTTCTACTCTGGTCCATCATCGGTCACCTAGACATCCATGCCAACGCGACAGGCAGGCTGCTGGTATCCAGTCACTCTAAAGTGATTCAGTCCCTTGAAGCCGGCGAGATTGTGGCGATTCACGTGCGTGACGGACAAAGGGTGAAGACCGGGGATGTGCTGATCAAACTCAACCCCATAGGCGTCGAAGCCGAGTTGAAGGAGCTACAGGAGCAACTTAACTTCAAGCGGCTGGAGATGGCTAGACTACAGGCTCTGCTAACCGATACCCCCATTGAACATTTCTCCGTACAGGAAGGTATGCCACAGGCACAGGTCGAGCTGGCCAGAGAGCATCTGGTCAGCATCTGGAAAGAGGTAGTCGCCAATTTAGAAAGCCTGGACAGCGAGATGAGCGTCAACCAAGCGAGCCAGAGTGCACGTAACGCCGATATCACCGCGCTGGAAAAGCTGATGACCAATATCAAAGTGCGCCTTGAAGCCCGTCGTACCTTGGCCGCCAGCAAGCTATTACCCAAAGTCGAGCTACTGGAGCAAGAGAAGGAGAAGCTGGAGATCGAACGCACCCTTTCTCAACAGCATGCCGAGCTGGCCGTCCTCAAGGAGCAATATCAGGTACTGAAAGAGAGTCGGGAGCGCTACCTAGCCAAGACCCGCCGGGAATATTACGACCAGCTAAACGAAACTCAGACCGCTATCGCGGTCATGACACAACAGTTGATAAAGGCCGGTGAGAGGCGGCGGCTGCAAAGCCTGCGGACACCGGTCGACGGCGTAGTGCAGCAGCTAGCGATCCATACCTTGGGAGGCGTAGTGCAATCGGCCCAGCAACTCATGGTGATCGTGCCCGATGATACCCCTCTGGAAGCCGAAGTGATGGTGTTGAACAAAGATGTGGGGTTCGTGCACGCCGGTCAGCCGGTGGAAATTAAGGTCGACGCCTTTCCCTATACCCGCTATGGCACTATACGGGGTAAGGTCGCCCACATCTCCAAGGATGCGGTCAAGGATGAACAGCTCGGTTTGGTATTTCCGGCACAGATACAGATGGAGCGCTCCTCTATTGCAGTGGACCAGCATGAGGTACCGCTACAGGCGGGCATGAGTATCACCGCGGAAATCCGCACCGGTGATCGGCGGGTGATCGACTACCTACTCAGCCCACTACAACAGTACCAGTCCGAAGCATTGAGGGAACGATAATGTCAACCATCGAATCTATTCTGTCGGAACCGATCACCGTCGACACGTCCAAGGCGGTAGCGGATGGCGGCCTGCTGGCCCTGACCCATGCCGCCCGCCATTTCAACTTGGCGGTGGAACCAGAACAACTAATCCACCGTCTCGGACGCACCCAAGGAGTCTCGAACAGCCAAGATCTATGCCGCTGCGCCCAGTGGATCGGCCTGAGGGCACGCCACATCTCCACAGATATGAGCCGTCTCGATACCGTGCCCCTTCCTATCCTGCTGGATACGGAACAGGGCTGGCAGGTGCTAGAGAGAGTCGAAGGCGAGCTCATTATCTTGTATCAGCCAAGTACGGGTAAGATATGTCGCTATCCCCGAACCCTCTTCGCGAGCCATTGGCAAGGCAGCGCCGTACTGCTAGCGGAGGCGACCGAGCAGCCGAAACGGCAGCGGTTTGGCTTCGGCTGGTTCGTGCCTTCCATCCGCAAACATGTCAGCCAGTTTAGGAACGTAATCCTAGTGTCTCTGATGCTACAGGTGATCGCCCTAGTAACCCCCATACTGTTCGAGAACGTGATCGATCGGGTACTGGTTAGCCGCAGCCTATCGAGCCTGCAAGTGCTAGGAATCGCCATGTTGACTCTGGCTTTGTTCGAGCCCATCTATGGTTTCCTTCGTTCCTGGCTATTCACCAACCTCGCCAGTAAGGTCAACTCGGAGCTCTCCGGCCGCCTTTACCAGCACCTAATGACCTTGCCCATGGGCTATTTCCAACAGCGTCAGACCGGTGAGATCATCGCCCGAGTGCGCGAGATGAACCAGATCCGCCAATTTCTCACCGGTTCAGCGCTGACTATGGTGCTGGATTTGGCCTTCATCGGCCTGTTTGTCGCTGTGATGTTCTCCTACGCCACCGAGCTAACCTGGTTGGTGCTCGGTTCTCTCGTGCTCTATTTCCTGTTCTGGCTAGGTGTCGGGCCTATACTGCGTGCCCGAGTATTGCGAGAGTACGAGCTAGGGGCCGACAACACCGCCTTCCTTACCGAGTCAGTCACCGGCATTGAAACCATCAAAACCAACGCCACCGAAGCCGGCTTCCTACACCGCTGGGAGCGGCAGCTATCTGCCTTCGTCCGCGCCTCATTCCGCGCCAAAGTGGTGGGGATCTTGGCTGGTCAGGGAATCGACCTAATCCAGAAGCTAACCTCCGCCCTGCTACTGCTGTGGGGTGTTACTCTAGTAATGGAGGGCAAACTCAGCCCAGGGGAGCTGGTCGCTTTCAACATGCTCTCGGAACACGTGACCCAGCCAATTCTGCGTCTGGCCCAAGTCTGTCAGGATTTCCAGCATACCCTGATCTCAATGCGCAGGATCGGCGACATTCTTGATGAGGAGGGGGAAAGCGGCAATGGCGGTCTGGCCTCCGTACCCAAGCTACAGGGAGGAGTAAGTTTCAGAGGCGTGCGTTTTCGTTACAACGAGGATGGTCAGGAGGTGTTACGCAACCTCAACATCGAGATTCATCCCGGCGAATTCATCGGTATCACAGGGCCATCCGGTTCGGGCAAATCCACCCTGGCTCGGTTGTTGCAGCGCCTCTATGTACCTCAGCACGGCCAGGTGTTGGTGGATGGGATAGATTTGGCAATCGCAGATCCGGTGGCGCTGCGCCGCAACATGAGCGTCGTGCTGCAAGAAAGCGTGCTGTTTGCCGGCAGCATCGCCGAGAACATTCGTTTGTGTCGGCCTCAGGCCAGCGATGCGGAAGTGTATGAAGCGGCGACTTTGGCCGGTGCCGATGGTTTCATCAAGGCGCTGGACCGAGGCTATGAGACCCAAGTCGGCGAGCGTGGCGGCCAACTCTCCGGGGGGCAACGCCAACGCATCGCCCTAGCCCGAGCACTACTGACCAATCCGGGAATATTGCTACTGGATGAAGCCACTAGTGCCTTGGACTACGAGTCGGAAGCGGCAGTCATGACCAACCTACAACGCATTGCACAGGGCCGCACAGTGATCAGCGTCGCCCATCGCCTTAATACCCTGCGCCATGCCCATCGAATTCTGGTAATCGACCAAGGTCAGGTGGTCGAACAGGGCAGCCACGAGCAACTACTCGCCTTGAACGGGCTTTATGCCCGACTGTGGACCTTGCAGATGAAAGATTCTTAGATCACAGACGGCTAGCCGTGTCCGCCATAGCCAGCCATTCTTGAAGCGTTGTAATCCGTAAATATCAAAGTAGGATTTTCCTAAGGAGAACCATTATTCCCAGTAACAACTATCAATCACTGCTCGCGTCTGCACAAGCGACCTTTAGAGAGATGAGGAGCAAACCGAAAATCCAAACGCTGGTCCAAGAGATCAAGAAGGGGTTCCGTGAAAATGGTCGCGAGTGGAGTCCCGAATTGTTCCAGCAACAGAAAATGCTGGAACGTGCGCTGGAGAGCAACGCTTATTGGCGCTACAGTAATGACAGACCGGTCGGCATCAGTCGCCTCGACAAAAGCGAGCAACAGGCATTTGTCAGTTATATCAAGACACTGGCAACACGCATCACAACAATCGACATTTTGGTGCAAGGCAATGAGAAAACAGCGCTATCTTTGCAAACGGATGACGCCCTAAACAATGCCGAAGCTTTCCGGATGCTGCCAAAGGATTTTGCGCAACGTTATGGCACCCGCGGCAAGCTTGGTGCACGACTGACCATCAACGTTAACAAGGCGCATTTCAACTTGCTTGCCCGGGCATTGCCCCAATTGTTCAATGATAACAATCGCGGCTGGCTGGAACAGGCCAAGATCATGGGGCCGAAAAATCTGGGCAGCCGTACCGACCAAGCTGTGATCTACCTTTCCAAAGCCGGGATCGAGCATGCTCAAACCATCAGCGAAAAGCTTAGCGAACTGTTACCGGCGACAGCCTTTGTCGAACACACCCCGACAGGTATGTATCGCGTGGGCAAGGGCATTTCCTACTCTGAAACGGCCGCGGGCGGATCGAGCAGTCACGGTCAGTCCCGGGCACAACTGATTGCGGCAGCAGGTACACAGTCCTTGCTGACCGATATTCCAATCGAGAAGACCCTGACGCATACCTTGCAGACACGCGGGTACGATGTACACAACCCGGCGTTGCTCTCACAAGCACTACGGGATAGCGAGCTCAAGGGGACGCTGGCACCAATGAGTGGCGATTCTGAGCCTCGTCAGGTCAGTGCCAATATCCATCAGTTCGCCGCCGATCCTGTGTTGTTCGCCAAATCCAACACTATCAATACCGAGACATTAATCAGGTCGGGGAGTTTCCCAGCAGAAGGGAACGCCCAGCTAGTGAAAATCGAATCAGGCTTGTACGAGCTCGAATACACTGATCGAAGCGCTAATGATGATGTAGCAGCAGGCGCTAACAGCATACCCGCGTATTTTCTCGACTACGACAGCGCCGATCAGGCCAATGCGTCACCAGCCTACGTAGATATTCCTAAGCATGCGATCGCGGAGAGTTTTCTATTTACCGGGACGCTATCGGGTGGCTCGGTGGTAGTGACCAGCCTCGATGCCAATACCTACCGGGTCTACCACGATGGCCGAGTCAACAGTTCACTGCTATACGATAACGTGGTGATGGCAGTGGACGACAAAGATTACCGGGTAGCTGCCACCACCGACAGCCTCGCCGTGGCGTACATGCAGTACGTCAATGACGAATGGCAATTGGTGTTCCAGCGCCAAGAGTATCAGCAAGACGGCCAGAGGCTTCGGCTAAAGTTACGTGGCGACGAGGAGCCACTCTCTATCCAGATCGCAGACAGTCAAGTGACTGAACGCAACCAAGCTCAATTCGCCACTTACCGTGAGCAAGTTCACCAACAACTAAAGAAAGTCGCTACCCAATTCGGGGTATCAGTCGAAGGGATCGCCGACGGTGTATACACAGAGGGTGAATTTTCTCCTGATCATCCAGCAATTGCCGCGTGGACTAAGTTACATGCCGAAGTTGACGACAAGATCAACGCAGATATCAAGCAGCTAGTAGACAAACGAAGCAAACTCTATGAGGAGCAACGCAATACCTCTCAGCACAATCTGATCGACCAACAGATAAAACAGATCAATATCACTCTGGAGTATTACAAGGCGCAATACAATACGGTTCTGCGTGAAGCAGGCTTCGTCGAACAAAGCTGGTTATGGCAGCAGATCAAGTCCAAGGACGGCATGGCTGCCGTGGTGCGGATCGACAATACGCCCATCCAGAACAGTGGACTGGAGCACACCAGTAGCATCGGCGAGCGTTATGTGATCGCCGATGCTTACCAACATCGTGTGCATGGCACCGCGTTTACCGATGGTCAGCGTAACTTCCGCGATATTAGCATCCCTGGAATGTACGACAGGATGTCAGCCTTGGAAATGAAGATCCTGTTTCTCAAAGGCCAGCTCACTCCCAAGCAACAAAGTGCCTTGAGTGCTCACATCACTGAAACCAGTCAAGCAGAATACATCGATAAGGTATTGAAGTGGACGGCGGTGTACAGCGAGGATTTTCACCGCGCTGGTAGTAGCTTCGACCGTCTGGTGCCACAGGACTTTTACCTGTCGCTGGTCGGCGACAAGTCCGGCGGCCGTTGCTATCCCTTGGTCCGGGCGATGGCGGTGGCGCTGGCTAACAGCGGCGAAGCGGGTATCAACAATCTGGTGGAAAAACTGTTTCTGGCAGCCGCCGATCCCCACGCAGGTAGTTCCACGCTGCTGAAAAACAGTCTGATCAAATTGCACTCCGATAACCTTGAGGCCGTACAGGCGTCAACAACAAGAGGACAGGTTACATTGTCCGAAGTGGTTTCCCTGCTGAAAAAGGCGACCAAGACCTCGACGTTCGCGCTCAATACCCCAAATCACTCGATGATGGTAGGAAGTATGGTCGGACTCGAAGGACGTCGTTACTATTTCTATGATCCGAATGTCGGAATTTTTGCCTTCAACAATACAAGCCGCTTCCTCGAAGCCATGAAGCACCACTTGGTGGGACGCAAGCTAGCAGCTCACTACGGTTCGCTTGGCGACAAGTTGACCCCTATCTTCAACTTGGTGGAGATCGATGCCAGTAAGATGGCAAAAGTGCCGGTGGGTAACGATCTGAACGTGGCCGACCTGACTCGCCCCGATGAACTCACTACGGTCATAGAGCAACGGCGGCAGGTTGAGCAAGCGGTTAACACCCAAGTACGGATTGCCAAGGACACCCGGTTGCACACTGCATTAGCGACCCTCGATGCCGAACAGTGGGGATCAAGGTTCGCCGAGGCCAGTACACGGATCGCCCAAGAAAACAACCTTGATCAGCGCTGGATGCCAGTGATTGGCAATACCGAGGACCAAGGCAAAGGCCACTATCGAATCCAGTTCATCAATCGCGACCAACCCGAGGAGACCCGTTGGGTGAGCAGCGGCGATGCCACTTTTATCGAATTCCGCCGCTTTGTCGATGAACATGTGCTCACCCTAGGCCAACATTTCACCTTCGAACACGGCCAGATACAGCCCAAAGGCGGTATCGGCGAAGCAGCTCCAGTTGATGGGCTAAACGCCGGGTTTGCGATACAGTCATTGATCCAATGGTTTACCGACAAGAACCGCAATGATGCGGCACGTGGGATCGCTTCGCCTGATCTGGCCACCGCGCTCAAGGTCCACAGCTATCTCAATCTTGTCCAGATGGCTCACGGTGGCGTGCAGGACGTGACTAAGGTCACCGAACTGGTGCGTACGGCGTTGCGCGGCGAAGTGGTGGCCGCCGAAACCTCACTCAAGGACTTTACCTCCATTCTGGGGCACACCGTCAACGAAGGCGCAGGCGTGCTATTTGGCGGCGCAATGGTCGGTCTGGATGCTTATGAGCTGGCTCACGCTGAGAACGATGTACAGAAGGCGGTGTTCGGTACCCAGCTTGCGTTTGACTCGGCTAGCTTCGTCACAGGTACAGCCGGAGTGGGGGCTGGTTTAGTCGGTGCCTCAACAGCGGGTGCTGTGCTCGGTTCTGGAGGAGTGATCCTTGGCGGGCTCGCTGTAGGCTTTACGGCACTGGCGCAAGCCTTTGGTGTGGTCGCCGAGGATGCCAAGGCGGTAGGCCGTTACTTTGATACAATCGACAAGGCGTACAAAGGTAATGGCTATCGATATGATAATGAGAAGAAAGTGCTGGTGCCTCTGGCCGGGGCTGTGATCAAAACGCTGGATTTGCGAAAGCATCAGATCGACTTCGACAGTCAGTACATTTACCGCACCCATTCAGGCTCTACCGGTTCAGGAAGAATCAATTATTTCTTCTGGATCGGCGATTTTCCAAAGATGGTCCGTGACCGCAGCCAAGCAATCGAGGTACGCAGCGGGATCGGTTACAAGGACGTTTCCCACAAACTCGACCACAGTGACAGCAATGTGCTGATCCTGCCCGGTACCCCAAAGTCCTTCATCAGTTACGAATACATACAGCTCCCTAGCGCAACTACGCGTCACGATGCCGGTTTTGATGTGATCCGCAGGCTTGAAGAGGATAAACGATTCGACTACGACTTCTACATCTTTCCGGGGGAGGTGACGATTCGTAGGATTCATCAGGAATATATGGCGACACCAATCGAAGTGGTGCTCGACCAGCGCAACCGGCAACTGATAGTGCCCGAGCTACCCAAGGAATTGCATGGCTACCTGCATTACGAGATCAAGGGTGCCGGTGGCGAGTACCTGATCGGGCTGAACGAAAGCGCCAGCGTGAAGCTCACGAGCGATGTCCCACATAATCTGGTCGGCAGTGCGCCGTCACGCTGGATCATCGACAGCAGCCAGCTCGCCAGTGACAGTATCAGTGTGTCGAAGAACCGGCTGGTCGTTGGTGGAGTGGTGGTCGAACTCGATTCAGATCGGAAAGAGCAAGTGCTGGTAGTCAACTGCAAGGGCGAGGTGCGCGAAGTTGACTTCTCCAACTTGACAACTCAGGTGGTAAGCGAAGATGCGAGCAAGTGGCAGGTGCCGGGCTATAGCATCGAGCAGCATCTGAGCGATCTAGCCAAGGCGCATCAGTTGCACGGGCAGTACGCGGTGGTGGAGAACTACAGATACAACGAGCGAAATGTCGGCCGGGCGTTCTACGACGTAGCCAAAGACCGCATGCTGTTCACCGACACCCCCCACAAACAAGCCAGGCATGCACAACTGGGTGCAGTGATGGGCGACCATGCCTATTTCTACGACGCCGATAATGCGGCGGCATGGCGGGTAGACATCGCCACGGGACAGGTCGACGCTCAGTTTGAGCCTTGGTTCAACCAGAGTGCAGGCCAGATCTGTCGGCTATGGCAAGAGGGGAATGCGGTCTATCTGGCGCGCCGTTATCAGCTAAAAGGGAAGGAAGCTGAACTGAGCTATCGGCTCCTCGGTGACCGAATGGAGTTGGTCAGTGCGGTGGGTGATGATGCGCTACTCCAGCTTTCGGCCCGTACCGGCCTGCATAGTGATGAGCTCAAAACTATACTCCAAGGCTACGAGAACAATAGCATTCAACGTGAAACTCCGATGTATACGCTGGGCGCACGGTTGATCCAGCCGACCAGTGCGGCGCTGGTCACGGTGTTCGGCGTGGATGCGGCTGGCGTGGCACATCGCTACTGGATACGCACCGGCGATGGTACGCTGATCAAACCGAATCTGGCACCACCGGCGGATCGGACCTTGCACTTCGAAGCACACGAACAGGCCCACAGTGCCTGGCCGATCCCGGCCGACTTAGTGCTAGCGGGAAGTATGCCTCAGCCCGGCGGCAAGGAAGTGGAAGTGTTCTTCTTTTACAGCAAGGAACAAAAAGTTCTGTTCCGTCAGGAAGGCCCCGGACAGATGGTTCTCGACGCCAACCATCCCAGCGCATTACGCATCAACACGCCAGCGTTGGCTAATCTGGTCAATCTGAACGGAAGCCTGCTCGCCATCACCGAAGATGGGCGTGTGGCCCGGCTCGACGCGCAGGGGCAGCTTAACTATGAAGCGGTTAACGAGCATTGGCTCAAGGGGCGTACCCACTGGTGGCAGGATCTGGCTAACATCACCGACAGCACCACCACTCTGGCGGTGTTTGGAGTCAAGGGTACCGACGGCAATAGCCTGCTGCCGGTGTGGTACCACAACGGCCAAGTAGTGGTGGCTTCAGCGGCACTACAGGGCAAATCGTTGCAATTTCTGGGATTCGAAACAGATGGTGCCTCCGCGCGGCTCTTCGAACCCGAAAGCGGCAAGCTATATCGCCAACCAGCCATGACCGCGAATGCGTTAGCCGCGGCTTTTGGTGGCACCGGCCAGATACTTAGCGCCTCGGCACAACTTCCCTCTGCCAGTGAGTTGACACCCGAGTTACATCTTAAGGCAGCGCAACAAGTCGATACCGGCATGCGCCTGATTACGGTCAAGGGCGAGATCTTGCTGCGAACCAACAACGGCGAATTGCAGCTAGTTGGCGTTGACAAAGGCTGGCGGCAGAACAACCTGACCCACCTGCCACAGGCACTCGCCAAACTCGCCGACCAGTGGCAGGCCAAAGGGGTATTGACCTTGCAGGACAATAAGGAGCTAGGCTGGTTCGATATCGGCAGCGGTCAGGTATTTTGGAGTAATGGCATCCCTGTTTCACATAATCTGCGCTTCGTGGGGATCGCCGCTGGCGAAAAGGCGGCGTATGTGTACAGCCCGATGACTCAGGCCCTGTATCAGATCAAGGATGGCAACGCGCAGATGCTCAACAAGTTTACGGGTGTGGAGCGTATCGGTTCGTCCCTTCTGCTTCAAGGTGGAGGCGTTGACGGCAGCAAAGACGATCTGACGCCACCGCTCATTGATGGTGTCGACAGCGTGGTACTGCATGGCGGAGCCGATAACGATATCTACCGCCTCAGCAAGGCGATGTGGTCCCATTACCATACGATAGTCATCGA is from Photorhabdus laumondii subsp. laumondii and encodes:
- a CDS encoding type I secretion system permease/ATPase, whose translation is MSTIESILSEPITVDTSKAVADGGLLALTHAARHFNLAVEPEQLIHRLGRTQGVSNSQDLCRCAQWIGLRARHISTDMSRLDTVPLPILLDTEQGWQVLERVEGELIILYQPSTGKICRYPRTLFASHWQGSAVLLAEATEQPKRQRFGFGWFVPSIRKHVSQFRNVILVSLMLQVIALVTPILFENVIDRVLVSRSLSSLQVLGIAMLTLALFEPIYGFLRSWLFTNLASKVNSELSGRLYQHLMTLPMGYFQQRQTGEIIARVREMNQIRQFLTGSALTMVLDLAFIGLFVAVMFSYATELTWLVLGSLVLYFLFWLGVGPILRARVLREYELGADNTAFLTESVTGIETIKTNATEAGFLHRWERQLSAFVRASFRAKVVGILAGQGIDLIQKLTSALLLLWGVTLVMEGKLSPGELVAFNMLSEHVTQPILRLAQVCQDFQHTLISMRRIGDILDEEGESGNGGLASVPKLQGGVSFRGVRFRYNEDGQEVLRNLNIEIHPGEFIGITGPSGSGKSTLARLLQRLYVPQHGQVLVDGIDLAIADPVALRRNMSVVLQESVLFAGSIAENIRLCRPQASDAEVYEAATLAGADGFIKALDRGYETQVGERGGQLSGGQRQRIALARALLTNPGILLLDEATSALDYESEAAVMTNLQRIAQGRTVISVAHRLNTLRHAHRILVIDQGQVVEQGSHEQLLALNGLYARLWTLQMKDS
- a CDS encoding HlyD family type I secretion periplasmic adaptor subunit, which gives rise to MSFKKHLKTVLRAWRQERNAPKATKRTRDEYEFQPGYLEIVERPPAPWARCTAMALTLFLLVVLLWSIIGHLDIHANATGRLLVSSHSKVIQSLEAGEIVAIHVRDGQRVKTGDVLIKLNPIGVEAELKELQEQLNFKRLEMARLQALLTDTPIEHFSVQEGMPQAQVELAREHLVSIWKEVVANLESLDSEMSVNQASQSARNADITALEKLMTNIKVRLEARRTLAASKLLPKVELLEQEKEKLEIERTLSQQHAELAVLKEQYQVLKESRERYLAKTRREYYDQLNETQTAIAVMTQQLIKAGERRRLQSLRTPVDGVVQQLAIHTLGGVVQSAQQLMVIVPDDTPLEAEVMVLNKDVGFVHAGQPVEIKVDAFPYTRYGTIRGKVAHISKDAVKDEQLGLVFPAQIQMERSSIAVDQHEVPLQAGMSITAEIRTGDRRVIDYLLSPLQQYQSEALRER
- a CDS encoding TcdA/TcdB pore-forming domain-containing protein, with protein sequence MFQQQKMLERALESNAYWRYSNDRPVGISRLDKSEQQAFVSYIKTLATRITTIDILVQGNEKTALSLQTDDALNNAEAFRMLPKDFAQRYGTRGKLGARLTINVNKAHFNLLARALPQLFNDNNRGWLEQAKIMGPKNLGSRTDQAVIYLSKAGIEHAQTISEKLSELLPATAFVEHTPTGMYRVGKGISYSETAAGGSSSHGQSRAQLIAAAGTQSLLTDIPIEKTLTHTLQTRGYDVHNPALLSQALRDSELKGTLAPMSGDSEPRQVSANIHQFAADPVLFAKSNTINTETLIRSGSFPAEGNAQLVKIESGLYELEYTDRSANDDVAAGANSIPAYFLDYDSADQANASPAYVDIPKHAIAESFLFTGTLSGGSVVVTSLDANTYRVYHDGRVNSSLLYDNVVMAVDDKDYRVAATTDSLAVAYMQYVNDEWQLVFQRQEYQQDGQRLRLKLRGDEEPLSIQIADSQVTERNQAQFATYREQVHQQLKKVATQFGVSVEGIADGVYTEGEFSPDHPAIAAWTKLHAEVDDKINADIKQLVDKRSKLYEEQRNTSQHNLIDQQIKQINITLEYYKAQYNTVLREAGFVEQSWLWQQIKSKDGMAAVVRIDNTPIQNSGLEHTSSIGERYVIADAYQHRVHGTAFTDGQRNFRDISIPGMYDRMSALEMKILFLKGQLTPKQQSALSAHITETSQAEYIDKVLKWTAVYSEDFHRAGSSFDRLVPQDFYLSLVGDKSGGRCYPLVRAMAVALANSGEAGINNLVEKLFLAAADPHAGSSTLLKNSLIKLHSDNLEAVQASTTRGQVTLSEVVSLLKKATKTSTFALNTPNHSMMVGSMVGLEGRRYYFYDPNVGIFAFNNTSRFLEAMKHHLVGRKLAAHYGSLGDKLTPIFNLVEIDASKMAKVPVGNDLNVADLTRPDELTTVIEQRRQVEQAVNTQVRIAKDTRLHTALATLDAEQWGSRFAEASTRIAQENNLDQRWMPVIGNTEDQGKGHYRIQFINRDQPEETRWVSSGDATFIEFRRFVDEHVLTLGQHFTFEHGQIQPKGGIGEAAPVDGLNAGFAIQSLIQWFTDKNRNDAARGIASPDLATALKVHSYLNLVQMAHGGVQDVTKVTELVRTALRGEVVAAETSLKDFTSILGHTVNEGAGVLFGGAMVGLDAYELAHAENDVQKAVFGTQLAFDSASFVTGTAGVGAGLVGASTAGAVLGSGGVILGGLAVGFTALAQAFGVVAEDAKAVGRYFDTIDKAYKGNGYRYDNEKKVLVPLAGAVIKTLDLRKHQIDFDSQYIYRTHSGSTGSGRINYFFWIGDFPKMVRDRSQAIEVRSGIGYKDVSHKLDHSDSNVLILPGTPKSFISYEYIQLPSATTRHDAGFDVIRRLEEDKRFDYDFYIFPGEVTIRRIHQEYMATPIEVVLDQRNRQLIVPELPKELHGYLHYEIKGAGGEYLIGLNESASVKLTSDVPHNLVGSAPSRWIIDSSQLASDSISVSKNRLVVGGVVVELDSDRKEQVLVVNCKGEVREVDFSNLTTQVVSEDASKWQVPGYSIEQHLSDLAKAHQLHGQYAVVENYRYNERNVGRAFYDVAKDRMLFTDTPHKQARHAQLGAVMGDHAYFYDADNAAAWRVDIATGQVDAQFEPWFNQSAGQICRLWQEGNAVYLARRYQLKGKEAELSYRLLGDRMELVSAVGDDALLQLSARTGLHSDELKTILQGYENNSIQRETPMYTLGARLIQPTSAALVTVFGVDAAGVAHRYWIRTGDGTLIKPNLAPPADRTLHFEAHEQAHSAWPIPADLVLAGSMPQPGGKEVEVFFFYSKEQKVLFRQEGPGQMVLDANHPSALRINTPALANLVNLNGSLLAITEDGRVARLDAQGQLNYEAVNEHWLKGRTHWWQDLANITDSTTTLAVFGVKGTDGNSLLPVWYHNGQVVVASAALQGKSLQFLGFETDGASARLFEPESGKLYRQPAMTANALAAAFGGTGQILSASAQLPSASELTPELHLKAAQQVDTGMRLITVKGEILLRTNNGELQLVGVDKGWRQNNLTHLPQALAKLADQWQAKGVLTLQDNKELGWFDIGSGQVFWSNGIPVSHNLRFVGIAAGEKAAYVYSPMTQALYQIKDGNAQMLNKFTGVERIGSSLLLQGGGVDGSKDDLTPPLIDGVDSVVLHGGADNDIYRLSKAMWSHYHTIVIDNDDRSQALDRLILPLADPESILVNRRDDDLMLTDSSNGTALMVRQVFGSQAMAHRHLQIELEGSSSVINVDHLVEGFTQRGYTKKGLVELSWASKQSVITTHAVDAVPGAERPNLAKLSGAMASFPDTGAAREHLSRIRQASQTMLAPSLPS